The following are encoded in a window of Magnolia sinica isolate HGM2019 chromosome 11, MsV1, whole genome shotgun sequence genomic DNA:
- the LOC131218729 gene encoding uncharacterized protein LOC131218729 has product MSSFPGRNIYSIPTQFTSIPYLTEANYPKWKESIEIFLGCMNLDLALEKEEPPKPSDTSTESEITHHDAWVNSNRMCLKILKYVIPETMKGDMPDTENAKEFLIEIENQTKKVKKAETGSLLYKLTSASYNGQGNIREYIFGLIDVVSKLRGLGQNIEDEFVVFLVLNSLPPEFDLFRINYNIQKEKWTLNELVSQCVQEEERLNYNAHLVTSKQGLSKNKKRKQHIEKQAVSSIADSQPQYENQSKEKEAMKVIY; this is encoded by the exons ATGTCTTCCTTCCCAg GTAGGAACATTTATAGCATCCCAACTCAATTCACTTCCATACCATATTTAACCGAAGCCAATTATCCTAAATGGAAAGAGTCTATTGAGATTTTCTTAGGTTGTATGAACTTGGACCTTGCCCTAGAAAAGGAAGAACCTCCTAAGCCTTCTGATACCAGTACAGAGTCAGAAATTACACACCATGATGCTTGGGTCAACTCTAATAGAATGTGTCTCAAAATACTAAAGTATGTGATTCCTGAAACAATGAAAGGTGACATGCCTGACACCGAGAATGCCAAGGAATTCCTAATTGAAATAGAAAATCAAACTAAGAAAGTGAAGAAAGCAGAGACAGGTTCACTTTTGTACAAATTGACTAGTGCATCATATAACGGCCAAGGAAATATTCGAGAATACATTTTTGGGTTGATTGATGTGGTTTCAAAACTTCGCGGATTGGGCCAAAATATAGAAGATGAATTTGTGGTTTTCTTAGTTTTAAATTCTCTCCCTCCTGAGTTTGATCTATTTCGAATCAATTATAATATTCAAAAGGAGAAATGGACGTTGAATGAACTGGTTTCTCAGTGTGTCCAAGAGGAAGAGAGGCTCAATTATAATGCACATCTTGTAACCTCTAAACAAGGACttagtaaaaacaaaaaaaggaaacaACATATTGAAAAACAAGCTGTAAGTTCTATAGCCGACAGTCAGCCTCAATATGAAAATCAATCAAAGGAAAAGGAAGCTATGAAGGTGATCTACTGA